CACCGGCTCGGGCAAGACCACCACGCTTTATACAACGCTCAAACAGCTCGCTACGCCTGAGGTTAACGTCTGTACCATCGAAGACCCGATCGAGATGGTGGAGGACAGCTTCAATCAGATGCAGGTGCAGCATAACATCGAGCTGACCTTCGCCAGCGGCGTGCGCGCGTTGATGCGCCAGGACCCGGACATCATCATGATCGGTGAGATACGCGACCTGGAAACCGCGGAGATGGCTATCCAGGCGGCGCTTACCGGTCACCTGGTTCTGTCCACGCTGCATACCAACGACGCGCCCAGCGCCGTCAGTCGTCTGATCGAACTGGGTGTGCCAGCCTATCTTATCAAGGCCACTGTGCTCGGGGTGATGGCTCAGCGGCTGGTGCGTACGCTCTGCCCGCATTGCAAGGAGCCGACCGAGGTTGACGCCGAAGCCTGGCGCGAGCTGACCCGGCCATGGAACGCGGCCTTGCCGAGCAATGCGCATCGCCCGGTAGGTTGTCCGGAATGTCGCGAAACCGGTTATCGCGGCCGCGCGGGGGTCTACGAACTGATGCCTCTGACCGACACGATCCGCGGCAATATCCATGTCGATACCGATCTGGATGCCCTACGTCGGCAGGCCTACAAGGAAGGCATGCATAGCCTGCGCCTGTCCGGGGCGCAAAAGGTCGGAGCAGGACTTACCACCATTGAGGAAGTGTTGCGCGTCACTCCGACCAGTCAGCATTGATTGCCTGGTCGGGTGGTTGATCCGGCCGCGCGCCGCTAGAATGCCGCTCTACCCGGGCCACCGCTGGACTGACGATGAATTACCGCCACAGCTACCACGCCGGCAATCACGCTGACGTATTCAAGCATGCCGTTCTGCTGCGCATGGTTCGCCTGTTGCAGCGCAAGGATGCTCCGTTCTGCTATCTCGATAGTCACGCGGGTACGGCTATGTACGATCTGCAAGGCGAGGCGGCCAGCAAAACCGGCGAATACGTAGACGGCATCGGCCGGTTGTTCGACCGCGACGATCTCCCCGGGCTGTTTGCCGACTATCGGGATGCTGTCGCCCGTCACAATCCCAGCGGTTCGCTGCGCCTGTACCCGGGGTCGCCACAGATCGTCGCCGATGCCCTGCGAGAGCAGGACCGGATGATTCTCAGTGAATTGCATCCCGAGGATGCGGCGACGCTCAAGAGCCAGTTCGACTCTCAGCCTTCTATAGCCGTACATGAGCGTGACGGTTACGAGCTGCCCAAGGCTTTTTTGCCCGTGGCTGAGAAGCGTGCGCTCTGGCTGCTCGATCCTCCGTTCGAAAAGACCGACGAACTCGACCGTTGCGTCGAAATGGTCCAACTGGCGATCCAGCGGATGCGCCAGACGGTGGTTGCGCTTTGGTATCCAATCAAGGATGAACGACTGTTGCGGGGCTTTTACCGCAACATGAGCGAAGCGGGGCTGCCCAAGGTGCTGCGCATCGAACTCAGTGTGCGACCGACGGACACGCGCCTGGGCCTCAATGGTTCAGGGCTGATGCTGGTGAATCCGCCGTGGCCGCTGTGGGAGGAGCTGGACGTAGCGCTGCCATGGCTGGCTGGCATGCTGGCCCAGTCAGGTGAGGGTGGCTGGCGTATGGACTGGCTCGCCGGGCAACCGTAGCAGTCACCCGGCGAGCGCTGCTCAGGCGTCTTCCAGTTTGAAAGTCAGGCCTGCATGTTCGGTCAGACGGTCGATGAGCTTGTGGCCCATGGCCGGTGCGGTGGTCCAGATGCCGCCAGGGGTGTCGGTGGCGTCGCGCAACAGGCACATCGCGCTTTCAGCGATCATTCGTGAGGTCGACCCGTAACCCGGGTCGCGCTTGCCCGCAACGCTAGCACGCAGCGTGCGGCCATCTTCCGCCTCGCCGATGAACAACACGTCGTAGAAACCGTTTTCTCGTTCTTCCGCCGTGGGACCCTCGCCCGGCTTGGGCGCCTTGTCGCTGGACAGTGAACGGTCCCCGGCAACCGCGTCGGCCGTCGCCTTGCCTTGATCACCCGGTCCGGTAAGGAGCATCTCGTCGTAGACGAAGTCGGTCCCGTAGGCATGGTCCATCAACGCATTGGAGCGGTGCACGTTGCGCGTGTTGATCGCTGCCATGATGAACGGAGCAGCCCAGCTGCCGAGATTCTCGTCGTACTCGGGCTTGCTGGCGGGAGGTTGCGTCGGCCCCTGGAATCCGGGCGCCAGGGCGAACGGGTTACCCAGCAGTCTGAGAA
The nucleotide sequence above comes from Halopseudomonas xinjiangensis. Encoded proteins:
- a CDS encoding 23S rRNA (adenine(2030)-N(6))-methyltransferase RlmJ, translated to MNYRHSYHAGNHADVFKHAVLLRMVRLLQRKDAPFCYLDSHAGTAMYDLQGEAASKTGEYVDGIGRLFDRDDLPGLFADYRDAVARHNPSGSLRLYPGSPQIVADALREQDRMILSELHPEDAATLKSQFDSQPSIAVHERDGYELPKAFLPVAEKRALWLLDPPFEKTDELDRCVEMVQLAIQRMRQTVVALWYPIKDERLLRGFYRNMSEAGLPKVLRIELSVRPTDTRLGLNGSGLMLVNPPWPLWEELDVALPWLAGMLAQSGEGGWRMDWLAGQP